One Chloroflexota bacterium genomic window, TGACCGCATGCTGCTGGCGCAAATTCGGGACGCGCGTTACGGCCTGGTCGGCGAGGTGGAGGCGGTGAACCCGGCGCCGATCCAGTGCGCGCTCGGCGCGGGCTACGTCGCGGTGGTCGCGCCGCTCGCCGTGACGTCCGATGGAACGTTCCTGAACGTGAACGCGGATACGGCGGCCGCCGAAATAGCCGTGGCGCTGGGAGCCGACACCTTCATCTCCCTCACCGACGTCGACGGTGTATCCGCAGGGGATGGGAAGGGGCCGATGCGTCGAATGAGTCCGACCATGGCACGGGAGCTGATTGGCGCCGGCGTGATCCACGGCGGGATGATTCCGAAGGTGGAAGCCTGCGCCCGAGCGCTCGCGGTCGCCCGGGCTGCGTATATCGTCGACGGGCGTGCTCCTCACGTCGTCATCGACGCGCTCCGCGCAGCGGACGGCGTGGGGACCGTCGTGTCGACTGATTCTCGCGAGTGAGGTGTGAGATGTCGGAAGTGCTGCAGAATGCGCTGAAAAAGGCGCTGGTCGCCGCGCTTGCCGCTGGGGTGACGGTGTTTCTCAAGGAATACAGCCGCGAGCAGGAGCGACTCGACCGAGGTCCGACGGGTCGGGGGAGATGAGGAATCGTGCCAGACGTTGAGACGAGCCATGCCGCGGCATGGATGGAGCGCGAAAGTCGCTCCCTGATGTTCACGTACCGTCGCTATCCCATCGTGGCCGCGCGCGGGGAGGGTTGCCGACTTTGGGACGTCGACGGGAAACCGTATCTTGACTTCCTCGGCGGGCTAGCCGTGTGCAGTCTCGGGCACGCTCCCCAGGTCGTTGCCGACACCCTGGCCCGTCAGGCCGCTCAACTCGTCCAAACGTCGAACCTGCTCTATACGCTGCCGCAGATCGAGCTGGCCGAATTCCTCATTCAGCGATCGGCGTTCGACCGCGTGTTCTTTTCGAATAGCGGCGCCGAGGCCAACGAAGGCGCGCTGAAACTCGCGCGCAAGTGGGGCAAGCGCGAGCGCGGTGGCGCATATCGCGTCATCGCAGCCGAGAACTCGTTCCACGGACGGACGCTCGGTACCGTGGCGGCGACCGGGAACGCCGCTTATCGACGCCCTTTCGAGCCAATGCCCGACGGTTACGACTTCGTGCCCTTCAATAACGTCGACGCAATCGCGGACGCGGTTACCGAGGACACCGTGGCGGTGATCCTGGAGCCCATCCAGGCCGAGGGCGGCGTCAATGTCCCAGATCCTCGCTACTTTGCCGATGTGCGTGCGCTCTGCGACGAACGAAGGCTGATGCTCATCTTCGACGAAGTGCAGACAGGCGTGGGGCGGACCGGCACGCTTTGGGCGTACGAGCAGTGGGGTGTCGAGCCGGACGTGATGACCCTTGCGAAGGGACTGGGGAGCGGCTTCCCTATTGGCGCCACGCTCGCCAAGGAGCGCTTCGCGGTCTTCGAGCCGGGCGATCACGCGTCGACATTTGGGGGGAACCCGCTCGCTTGCGGGGTCGCGCTCGCC contains:
- a CDS encoding acetylglutamate kinase, which produces DRMLLAQIRDARYGLVGEVEAVNPAPIQCALGAGYVAVVAPLAVTSDGTFLNVNADTAAAEIAVALGADTFISLTDVDGVSAGDGKGPMRRMSPTMARELIGAGVIHGGMIPKVEACARALAVARAAYIVDGRAPHVVIDALRAADGVGTVVSTDSRE
- a CDS encoding aspartate aminotransferase family protein; amino-acid sequence: MPDVETSHAAAWMERESRSLMFTYRRYPIVAARGEGCRLWDVDGKPYLDFLGGLAVCSLGHAPQVVADTLARQAAQLVQTSNLLYTLPQIELAEFLIQRSAFDRVFFSNSGAEANEGALKLARKWGKRERGGAYRVIAAENSFHGRTLGTVAATGNAAYRRPFEPMPDGYDFVPFNNVDAIADAVTEDTVAVILEPIQAEGGVNVPDPRYFADVRALCDERRLMLIFDEVQTGVGRTGTLWAYEQWGVEPDVMTLAKGLGSGFPIGATLAKERFAVFEPGDHASTFGGNPLACGVALAVQREIEALELVRHVDVVGHYFTERLADVQKRHPVISDIRGRGLLLAVEFAEEIARTVLDDLRDRGLIANALSPRTLRFVPPLIVSQEEVDEAVDILDASLAAR